The proteins below come from a single Chryseobacterium capnotolerans genomic window:
- a CDS encoding serine hydrolase domain-containing protein, producing the protein MKMRNLVLAVTVALSLFSCKNKSESKEASVENTTNLPNYGNVDLGNVFTKADGQLSNKESLTGYIDQYYKKIWEGGDLSGGILVAKGDEILYENYRGFGREGNQMPIDKNTPLHVASVSKTLTAMAMMKLVEAGKIKLTDHLTQFFPGFPYPNVTVQTLLDQRSGLPKYEYFITKIQPAPAELSKQFITNQDVLNMIIKYKPDLARDTDTGFMYCNTNFALLALLIEKVTQTPFPQAMKEMVFTPLKMTNTYIFQEKDIPTASQSFYYGGNKLYPLDRLDLIYGDKNVYTTPRDLLNFSKAMYSKDFLKPELMQMVFTPYSNEKAGMNNYGLGFRMKIFDNGEKLTYHNGWWHGTNSVFAHLLKSKVTIVAIGNKYSGKVYTALALSGLFENFPLQQEKLQTVMNDSKDSLNSGHEVFGE; encoded by the coding sequence ATGAAGATGCGTAATCTAGTACTTGCTGTAACTGTTGCTTTATCCCTTTTTTCTTGTAAAAATAAATCTGAATCTAAAGAAGCTTCAGTTGAGAATACAACCAACCTTCCGAACTATGGGAATGTAGATTTGGGAAATGTGTTTACAAAAGCTGATGGACAGCTTTCGAATAAGGAATCGTTGACAGGTTATATAGACCAGTACTATAAAAAAATCTGGGAAGGCGGAGATCTTAGTGGTGGGATTCTAGTAGCTAAAGGTGACGAAATTTTATACGAAAACTATAGAGGTTTCGGGAGAGAAGGCAATCAGATGCCTATTGATAAAAATACACCTTTACACGTAGCTTCCGTTTCAAAAACATTGACGGCAATGGCCATGATGAAGCTTGTAGAAGCTGGGAAAATAAAACTTACCGATCATCTTACCCAATTCTTCCCAGGGTTTCCTTATCCTAATGTAACAGTCCAAACTTTATTAGACCAAAGAAGCGGATTACCCAAATACGAATACTTCATTACCAAAATACAACCTGCACCGGCAGAACTTTCCAAACAATTTATTACCAATCAGGATGTATTGAATATGATTATTAAATATAAACCGGACCTGGCAAGAGATACCGATACCGGATTTATGTATTGCAATACAAACTTTGCTTTATTGGCTTTATTGATCGAAAAAGTAACTCAAACTCCTTTTCCGCAGGCCATGAAAGAAATGGTATTCACACCATTGAAAATGACGAATACTTACATCTTTCAGGAAAAAGATATACCTACAGCTTCACAATCTTTCTACTATGGTGGAAATAAATTATATCCATTGGATAGATTAGATCTGATCTACGGTGACAAAAATGTCTATACCACACCGAGAGACCTGCTTAATTTTTCAAAAGCAATGTATTCAAAGGATTTTTTGAAGCCTGAACTGATGCAGATGGTATTTACCCCTTACAGCAATGAAAAAGCTGGAATGAACAATTATGGACTTGGCTTTAGGATGAAAATATTTGATAATGGTGAAAAACTGACGTATCATAACGGATGGTGGCATGGAACAAATTCAGTATTTGCCCATCTTTTAAAATCTAAAGTTACCATCGTAGCGATTGGAAATAAATATTCAGGTAAAGTTTATACAGCACTTGCTTTGTCAGGATTATTTGAGAATTTTCCTTTACAGCAGGAGAAACTTCAGACGGTAATGAACGATAGCAAAGATAGTTTGAACAGCGGACACGAAGTTTTTGGAGAATAA
- a CDS encoding 2-hydroxyacid dehydrogenase, translating into MKILLLDKNHPLITEQLLAKNFMLEEDFTSTYDEVCDKIKNYDGIIIRSRIPLDKNFLEKAQNLKFIARVGAGMENIDIPVAEKLGIQLINSPEGNRDSVAEHVVGMLLVLMNRLFIASQEVKNGIWKREENRGDELLGKTVGLIGYGNMGKATAKRLSGFGCKVIFHDILPGLSDEFATQVTLDELKQSAEVLSLHIPLTSETHYLVDETFISEMENDFYFVNTARGKNVKTKSLVEGLKLGKVKGACLDVLEYEKSSFEHLETENEDLKYLLESEKAMVTPHIAGWTHQSKEKLAQFIVDKIVASHC; encoded by the coding sequence ATGAAAATTCTCCTTTTAGATAAAAATCACCCGCTTATTACTGAACAGCTTTTAGCTAAAAACTTTATGTTGGAAGAAGACTTTACGTCCACTTACGATGAGGTTTGTGATAAGATCAAAAACTATGATGGTATTATCATCAGAAGCCGTATTCCTTTAGATAAAAACTTTCTTGAAAAAGCGCAGAACCTGAAGTTTATTGCAAGAGTAGGGGCCGGCATGGAGAACATTGATATTCCTGTTGCTGAAAAATTAGGTATCCAATTAATCAACTCGCCGGAAGGAAACAGAGATTCAGTTGCAGAACATGTTGTAGGAATGCTTCTGGTATTGATGAACAGACTTTTCATTGCTTCTCAGGAAGTGAAAAATGGAATCTGGAAACGTGAAGAAAACAGAGGAGATGAACTGCTGGGGAAAACGGTAGGATTAATAGGATATGGAAATATGGGAAAAGCTACAGCCAAAAGACTTTCCGGTTTTGGGTGTAAAGTGATATTCCATGATATTCTTCCAGGTCTTTCCGATGAATTTGCCACTCAGGTTACATTGGATGAATTAAAACAGTCTGCAGAAGTATTAAGTCTGCATATTCCCCTGACTTCAGAAACTCACTATCTTGTTGATGAAACATTCATTTCTGAAATGGAAAATGACTTCTATTTTGTGAATACAGCGAGAGGAAAAAATGTAAAAACTAAAAGTTTAGTAGAAGGATTGAAATTAGGGAAAGTAAAAGGAGCTTGCCTGGATGTATTAGAATACGAAAAATCCTCTTTTGAGCACCTTGAAACAGAAAATGAAGACTTAAAATATCTTCTGGAATCAGAAAAAGCAATGGTAACTCCACATATTGCCGGGTGGACTCACCAGAGTAAAGAAAAACTGGCTCAATTTATTGTTGATAAGATTGTTGCCTCGCATTGTTAA
- a CDS encoding bifunctional aconitate hydratase 2/2-methylisocitrate dehydratase, which translates to MNIYKDYIKEIEERKDQGLHPKPIDGAELLSEIIAQIKDSGNADRADSLKFFIYNTLPGTTSAAGVKAKFLKEIILGESVVEEISQAFAFELLSHMKGGKSIEVLLDLALGNDAAIAQQAADVLKTQVFLYEADTNRLKEAYNSGNAIAKEILESYAKAEFFTKLPEVAEEIKVVTYIAGEGDISTDLLSPGNQAHSRSDRELHGKCMITPEAQEEIKALQAQHPDASVMLIAEKGTMGVGSSRMSGVNNVALWTGKQASPYVPFVNIAPIVGGTNGISPIFLTTVDVTGGIGVDLKNWVKKVDENGNPVRNENGDIVLEEAYSVATGTVLTINTKEKKLYNGDQELIDLTKSFTPQKMEFIKAGGSYAIVFGKKLQTFAAQTLGIEAPVVFAPSKEISHEGQGLTAVEKIFNRNAVGTTPGKVLHAGSDVRVKVNIVGSQDTTGLMTSQELESMAATVISPTVDGAYQSGCHTASVWDKKAQANIPKLMKFMNDFGLITARDPKGEYHSMTDVIHKVLNDITVDEWAIIIGGDSHTRMSKGVAFGADSGTVALALATGEASMPIPESVKVTFKGEMKPHMDFRDVVHATQAQMLKQFGGENVFQGRIIEVHIGTLPADQAFTFTDWTAEMKAKASINISEDNTLIESLEIAKGRIQIMIDKGMDNHNKVLQGLIDKANKRIEEIRSGEKPALTPDANAKYYAEVVVDLDVIVEPMIADPDVNNDDVSKRYTHDTIRDLSYYGGEKKVDLGFVGSCMVHKGDLKIVSQMLRNLEKQNGKVEFSAPLVVAAPTYNIIDELKAEGDWELLEKYSGFEFNDNAPKGEARTEYENVMYLERPGCNLCMGNQEKAAKGDTVLATSTRLFQGRVVEDSERKKGESLLASTPVVVLSAIIGRIPSIEEYKAAVEGIDLTTFVPSIKELTSTSAH; encoded by the coding sequence ATGAATATTTATAAGGATTACATTAAAGAGATTGAAGAAAGAAAAGACCAGGGGCTTCATCCAAAGCCAATTGATGGTGCTGAATTACTAAGCGAAATCATCGCACAAATCAAAGACTCTGGTAATGCAGATCGAGCAGACTCTCTTAAGTTTTTCATCTACAACACCCTGCCAGGTACAACAAGTGCCGCTGGTGTAAAGGCTAAATTTTTAAAAGAGATCATTCTAGGTGAATCCGTAGTAGAAGAAATCTCTCAGGCTTTTGCTTTCGAACTATTATCTCACATGAAAGGAGGTAAATCCATTGAAGTATTATTAGACTTAGCTTTAGGTAACGATGCTGCAATTGCTCAACAGGCTGCAGACGTTCTTAAAACTCAGGTTTTCCTTTATGAAGCGGATACGAACCGTTTAAAAGAGGCATACAACAGCGGAAATGCAATTGCTAAAGAAATTTTAGAAAGCTACGCAAAAGCTGAATTCTTCACTAAGCTGCCTGAAGTAGCTGAAGAAATCAAAGTAGTTACTTATATCGCTGGTGAAGGAGACATTTCTACCGATTTACTTTCTCCGGGTAATCAGGCACACTCAAGATCAGACCGTGAGCTTCACGGTAAATGTATGATCACTCCTGAAGCACAGGAAGAAATCAAAGCTTTACAGGCACAACATCCTGACGCAAGCGTTATGCTTATCGCTGAAAAAGGAACAATGGGTGTAGGTTCATCCAGAATGTCAGGGGTAAATAATGTGGCTTTATGGACTGGTAAACAAGCAAGTCCTTATGTACCATTCGTAAACATTGCTCCAATCGTAGGAGGAACAAACGGTATTTCCCCAATCTTCCTTACTACAGTTGATGTTACCGGAGGTATTGGTGTTGACCTTAAGAACTGGGTGAAAAAAGTAGACGAAAACGGAAACCCTGTTCGTAACGAAAATGGTGATATCGTTCTTGAAGAAGCATATTCAGTAGCTACAGGAACTGTTTTAACGATTAATACAAAAGAAAAGAAATTATATAACGGAGATCAGGAACTGATTGACCTTACGAAGTCTTTCACTCCACAAAAGATGGAATTCATCAAAGCAGGAGGATCTTACGCAATCGTATTTGGTAAGAAGTTACAGACATTTGCAGCGCAGACTTTAGGCATTGAAGCTCCGGTTGTTTTCGCTCCATCAAAAGAAATCTCTCACGAAGGACAAGGTCTTACCGCTGTTGAAAAAATCTTCAACAGAAATGCTGTAGGAACAACACCAGGAAAAGTATTACATGCTGGTTCTGATGTACGTGTAAAAGTGAATATCGTTGGATCTCAGGATACGACAGGTCTTATGACTTCTCAGGAGCTTGAATCAATGGCCGCGACTGTAATTTCTCCAACAGTTGATGGTGCATACCAATCAGGGTGTCACACCGCTTCAGTTTGGGATAAAAAAGCTCAGGCGAATATTCCTAAGCTAATGAAATTCATGAACGATTTCGGATTAATCACTGCACGTGACCCGAAAGGTGAATACCACTCAATGACCGACGTTATTCACAAAGTTCTTAACGATATCACTGTAGACGAATGGGCAATCATCATTGGGGGTGACTCTCACACTAGAATGTCTAAAGGAGTTGCTTTCGGAGCTGACTCAGGAACCGTTGCTCTTGCATTAGCTACAGGTGAGGCATCTATGCCAATTCCTGAATCTGTAAAAGTAACTTTCAAAGGTGAAATGAAGCCTCACATGGATTTCCGTGATGTGGTACATGCCACTCAGGCTCAGATGTTGAAGCAATTTGGAGGAGAGAACGTATTCCAGGGAAGAATCATTGAGGTTCACATTGGAACGCTTCCTGCTGACCAGGCATTCACATTTACAGACTGGACTGCTGAAATGAAGGCTAAAGCGTCTATCAACATTTCTGAAGACAATACTCTAATCGAATCATTGGAAATTGCTAAAGGCAGAATCCAGATCATGATTGATAAAGGAATGGATAACCATAATAAAGTTCTTCAGGGATTAATTGACAAAGCGAACAAGAGAATTGAGGAAATCAGATCAGGTGAAAAACCAGCACTGACTCCTGATGCAAATGCTAAATATTACGCTGAAGTTGTTGTAGATCTTGATGTCATCGTAGAACCTATGATTGCTGACCCGGATGTAAACAATGATGATGTATCTAAGCGATATACTCACGATACCATCAGAGATCTTTCTTACTATGGTGGTGAGAAAAAAGTAGATCTTGGTTTCGTAGGATCTTGTATGGTTCACAAAGGAGACCTTAAGATCGTTTCTCAGATGCTGAGAAACCTTGAAAAACAAAATGGTAAAGTAGAATTCAGCGCTCCTCTGGTTGTAGCTGCTCCTACTTATAACATCATTGATGAGTTAAAAGCTGAAGGTGACTGGGAATTATTAGAGAAATATTCAGGTTTTGAATTTAATGACAATGCTCCAAAAGGTGAAGCTCGTACAGAATACGAAAATGTAATGTATCTTGAGCGTCCTGGATGTAACCTTTGTATGGGTAACCAGGAAAAAGCAGCTAAAGGAGATACTGTTTTAGCTACTTCTACTCGTCTTTTCCAAGGAAGAGTTGTAGAAGATTCTGAACGTAAAAAAGGAGAATCTCTATTGGCTTCAACTCCGGTTGTTGTTCTTTCTGCAATCATCGGAAGAATTCCAAGCATTGAAGAATATAAAGCAGCTGTTGAAGGAATTGACCTGACAACTTTTGTACCTTCTATCAAGGAATTAACAAGTACAAGTGCTCACTAA
- a CDS encoding WG repeat-containing protein, whose product MIPKKKGDSFGYVNQNGKYIIQPEYHIAVFFYEDCNLLNSPNEKVRKFGTKDFATVEKNMISYRIDHAGKRVYQFKDSDLGKCKFEEYKQQLFQAYVLNGFYGIIEKSKFVNAADYRQYQIYPQYQYLYIMEGDDVADPMIVASNNDKFGVIDVNNKIIVPFEYSNIKRNFSWKLGKMFEVTKDGKNYYYIDANNKTY is encoded by the coding sequence TTGATTCCCAAAAAGAAAGGAGATAGCTTCGGGTATGTTAACCAAAACGGAAAGTACATCATTCAGCCAGAATATCATATCGCCGTTTTCTTTTATGAAGACTGCAATCTTTTGAATTCACCGAATGAAAAAGTAAGAAAATTTGGAACAAAAGATTTTGCGACTGTAGAAAAGAATATGATTTCTTATAGGATAGACCATGCCGGAAAAAGAGTTTATCAATTTAAAGATTCAGATTTAGGAAAATGTAAGTTTGAAGAATATAAGCAACAGCTTTTCCAGGCCTATGTTCTCAATGGGTTCTATGGAATAATTGAAAAATCAAAATTCGTTAACGCAGCAGACTACCGCCAATACCAGATTTATCCGCAATATCAGTACCTTTATATCATGGAAGGGGATGATGTTGCAGATCCAATGATTGTTGCATCAAACAATGATAAATTTGGAGTCATAGATGTTAATAACAAAATTATTGTTCCTTTCGAATATTCAAATATTAAAAGAAACTTCAGCTGGAAGCTTGGGAAAATGTTTGAAGTGACAAAAGATGGCAAAAACTACTATTACATTGACGCGAATAATAAAACATACTAG